The nucleotide sequence CAAGCATCTAATCGATTGaaaatgcatatatttttttattaacatgTGTGTctcaaaatgtttatatttcatataattttttaagtcCTATAGTATTTATATTctgaaataaaagaaagaaaatttatgtaaaaatattattaattcTAACATTATTCAGGGTATCATCATCACATCCCATATGAGTGCCATGGAGATTATAAGAACTTAAGAAGCATAGTATATAAGATTGTGTTGGCCAAGAGGTGGGCAACAAAATAAGTGGTGTTACAAACTTTGGAGTTTGGTCGCTAGACgtgtgttttattttattttccttcaaACAATTAATGCACAATAATCTTTCTCTGAGTTTAAAAGTTGTTATTCTTCactattagttttttttatactaATCTAATAAAACTCTAAACCTTATTCCGCAAACAATTCGTGTTGATATGGGCATATAACAAACTAGTATTCCTCTCGGTCATGTTCTGATTTACAacttatttctatttttttaaacgtAGAGACTTACAACACGTGCACAGTCACTCCCATAAAAACACACACGCTCACTCTACCCCCTACGAGCACCTCCAAAATACCACTTATTTCTTTCAAATAAAGATGTTTTATGTGTACGAAATTCACTCCAAACCATTTatagttcttaaaaaaattattgaaacattattttaaaaattacattaatttacttttaaaattttaagttgatactacttaattaattatacattaaTAAGCTGTCTTGTTTCCGTGCATGAATGAGTCACCACTCACTACTACTCCCCctcaaaaaaactcaacttctagagtttgaatttcgtcccataaaaaatcaacttctaccaTCATACTTATCCtcagcacgtaaaacgagaaactTTATTTCTTTAATATCCTTTACCTACCCATCACtcttacttttttttcaattattaaGGGTATTTTAGTTATTCTCACTCTGCACTATTGCTATCTTGGGATGTTAggaatgagtttttttttaaggactgAGGGAGTAAGGTTTAACTTGTCAAACGAATTGTCTGGACCGTCCATCCGTGGATGGACCGTCCTGATCTCCCCACCGAGAGGCCATGAGCAGTACACTTGTTCAACGTCTTCGTCCTCCCGCCGCTGAGAGCTCACTCACCTCTCCAATACGCCCAACCCCCACAAAACCCTAGCCCTCGAATCCCAAATCCCCGACCCCgcgccatggacgacgacgcTGGCGACGGCGCCGCTAGCGGCGGGACAAAGAGGAAGGTCActgcggcgtcgtcgtcggcggcggcgaaggggaaggCGGCGGGGAAAGGGAAGGCCGCCTCTAAGGCGTCGGCGTTGGCCACGGCCAAGGAGAGCAGCCTCCTCAAGCAGAGTTAGCCCTGGCCTCGCGCGCAACCTCCCTACCCTTTGCTTCTTTCGAGGAATTGGTTCATGTTTTTCGGCTCTTTGGTTTGACGATtcttgtgggggggggggggggtttcccCCCTTTTTCTCGGTGCTGTGCTGCAGAGTCGCCTGCTGAATTCTTCGCGGAGAACAAGAACATCGCGGGGTTTGACAATGTGAGCTATATATCCTGTTGATTGCTGGTTTACTGGGGTGAAACGGTTAATACTGATGCATTAGTCTACTCTCAAGTTAAATGGTTAAAAATGTTAAATACATAAATGATGTCCATTTTTTATCCTAGCTTCGGCATAATATTACTTGATAGCTAACATGGAATGCACTGGTGTTCAGTTGGCGAGAACAGAAAATATCAGTTCCTTGATTTAATCGCTAGGCAGCATGAACCATAAGAAATTAAGAATAGTTGTAGGAGGAAATCTAGTATATATCATACTTGAAGGTTTTGATTGACACAAAAAATGCTGGACAGCCTGGAAAGTCACTGTACACAACGATGCGGGAGTTAGTTGAGAATGCCCTTGATTCAGCCGAGTCCATCTCTGAGCTCCCTGACATAGAAATTATAATGTAAGTGATAATCAAGTTCAGTGTTTTGGGTATTTTCCTCTGCAATGTGGGTTATCACCCTAACAGCCTTTATATTATACTTCGATAGAGAAGAGATCACGAAGAGCAAGTTCAACACAATGATAGGGCTAGTTGATCGACAGCGTATTGATGAAGAGCTCTATGATGACTTTGAATCGGCTAAGGCTCGTGAGGTATTATTACGACCTACAATTTATTACTTGAAACAATGTTAGCTGAATTAACTTCTTATTTTCTTGATGACCTTTCTAATGAAGATTGCCTACTTGTCTTTCTGGATCATCCATCTTTTCACTTTTCTATTCTGACAGTACCTTATAATTTTCACAACATGTAGAAACGCCTTGCCAAAGAAGCACGCTTCCAAGAAACACAAGCCAAAAATGCTGCTCTTGGGAAGAAGGTTAAGGAGGCTCCAGCTGCTCGAGGGAAAGGTCGGGGTGAGGCTGCATTTTTTAGGGTGACTTGCAAGGTATTCCATGATGACTAAGTTTTTATGATGAAAATCTATATTACTAGCTTATAATCTCGAATGCTTTCGTGGACTTAGGATAATGGTCGAGGTATGCCACATGATGATATCCCAAATATGCTTGGTAGAGGTATGTTTTGAATGTTGatattgataaaaaataatggaaCAGATAAGCGTGACAATTTTACTAAACTAAGGATAGCAAAATGCTCTACGATATCACTAAATCTGTTTAAATTTGGTGCAGTGTTATCGGGCACAAAGTATGGTTTGAGGCAAACACGTGGAAAATTTGGTCTTGGTGCTAAAATGGTAAATTTTCTGCACACATACTATTAAGTTTTCTATACCCTAGTTTTCTGGCAACTGTCCTTTTTATCAATAACATGTAGCATCCGTGCTTTCTAGGGAAAAAAATGCAGTTTATTATCAGATTTTGCCCTtcttttcataaaatttttttgacATGCTTTCATTATTTTGGTTCATAGCTGAATGCTTTATTATTTGGGTTGTGTACTTGTGTACTGCATGAAAACATCGATCGTCGTGTGCTTTTCTTcattatccttttttttctatccTAAGTCCTAAGTATTAATGTAGAGAGAAAACAGTAAGAAACTAAAAGTTTTGACTTGCAGTCAAGGTTATCACTGGCATTGCCATGTTGTCCTGGTCACCAGGGCCTTTCGCATAGGCTAGTCAAtgatggggaggagaggggaggacagGAGGAAGGGATAGCATTTGGGGATTGGAGGGCTTCATGGATACAGACTCTCCAGTCATTGCCGTTCCTCCTTTCTACCAGTGCTGTTGCCTGTCACCCCTCTATTCCACTATCGTGTCCCTATGTATACAGCTGGTAGTTATCTGGAGAAGGGATGTGACAAGGGGAGGGCGACAGGAAGATGAACGGCGGGGATATAAAATTCACTCAACTTCAGGGTTCCAtggagcagtagcagcagcagaggTGCTACCatgaaggggagagggagagggagagggagatagATGGCGGCTAGGAGTTGAGGCATGGGGGAACAGGCTAGCAGGTCACAAGATGATTATAGAGGGTTTTGCTTAAATGGAATTTCGGGCTTAAGTTGAATAGGCAGTGAGCTTTGGGAGTCTGGCCTAACTATCATATATCCTCATTTTCTCTTCATTATATGTGGACATATGTTCTGATTAGTTTAATTTAAGTCATCTCTAAGGCTACGTTCTTTCCCTTAGGTTTAAAACGAGAaagctcattagcacataattgcTGCGTTCTTTCCCTTAGGTTTAAAACGAGAAagctcattagcacatgattaattaagtattaataattataaacttgaaaaatggatttatttgaattttttaaacaacttctatatagaaaattttgcaGAACACATACCATTTGATAGTTTGAAATacgtgctaacggaaaatgaGGAAGTTGAAATTGGAGTTGAAGAAAAGAACTAAGCCTAACTCTCGTTATGGCGTGGGTCATGGGGCTTGCTTGTGTGAGCGCCATGATAACCTTGGTCACAATCACGAATAAACAAACAACTATTTACGATAAGCTCAACCATGTATCTATGATGCGTAGGCCTTAGGAAATTTTGCCTGTAATGTAGGTAGCTGCCAGTAGCAGATTGTGAAGGCAAGATGTGCAAGACTAATACTGTGATggattttttcttttgttctgtTACTCGGTAGTTGTAGACATATTGCAGCTGTGGTTCTTTATTGGCTATTCGTTCTATCTACTTTAATTTTATTGCAGTTTGTTGGTGAATTTCAGTGGATTTAATGTGaatcagttaattaattaaacaggCACTTATATGGTCAAAGATGAGCACAGGCCTTCCTATTGAGATTAAGTCATCAATGAAAGGCCAgaattttatttcattttgtCTTCTTGATATCGATATTCATAAGTAAGTACATTTTGTTGGGTCATCGGCTCAACACAGGAGCTGATTTGTTGGTCACTACCTTTTACCTTATTGTAAACATAAACAGTTCTTTTTTGGAGGTAAACATATAGAGTTTATCATGACTAACATTGATCCCCACAATTTAGGAATGTCCCTCATGTTCATTTACATGAGAAAAGGGAGAATAAAGATCGCTGGCATGGGGCGGAGCTTCAAGTTATAATTGAGGGGAATTGGACAACTCATCGTGTGAGAatcatattttctttctttctcttttctgaaATTGAATCATGGAACTGCACAGTGGAGAAAATCACAAGTTATCTTTTGCAGTCAAAGATACTACATTACATGCGTCAGATGGCTGTCATCACACCATACGCTCAATTCCTTTTTAGATTTCTCTCAGACTCACCCGAGTATGAATCTTCTCCTCTGTTCTTTTGAGTTCTACTAAATTGGTGATCTTCTAATTCCTTTTGTTATGGCTATGGTTTTGTAGCAAAAATTTGACAATACAGTTTGCACGGAGGACAGATGTTATGCCTCCTATTCCTCTTCAAACTAAGCATCATCCTTCTGCTGTTGATTTACTGCTGATAAAGCGCTTAATATCAGAGACTACAAAGCAAAACCTTTTGCAGTTCCTCCAACATGAGTTTGTGAATATTAGCAAATCTCATGCTGAACGTTTGATCGGTGAGATGCATGATATGCAGTGTGGGTTTTTGGGGTAGTCTATGAAAATAAACAATAAAGCAATATAGCTTCTTTGGTAACAATCAGCATTATTTAGCGATTGTGATGTAAATTACCTCTGGCAAATTCATGCTGTCTTTCTTTATAAACATATTAGCTTATTAAGTTTGACttatgtttcattttttttgctgTTTGCAATATACATGACTGTATACTGAAACAGTACATCCTATTTGGAACCTAGTTAGTGGCTGAAAATCCTTTGCATAATTTTGTTCTACCTAAACCTGTTGTTCTTGTTATtagttctatattttttttttcgtatttcatattttcaaataaacAGGGGAGATGGGGCCTGATTTCAGTGCAAAAACGACAGTTAAGAGTCTTACATCACAGCAATTAGTTCGGATACATCAGTTATTTCGGCAGGCAAAATTTGATGATCCCAGTGGCAATGTATGTACCCTGTCCACCTTGATCTGTGTATTTTCTCTTTATTTCCTACTTCTTTCACAAATATGCAGTTAGTGATTACAAAATATAGAAACCAACCAATTCTGTAGTGTCTTAGTCCTGCAGGTGAATACAATTTACGTCTAGGTATCATAAAAGAGCTGCACCCTGATCTAGTTGCTACGCATGCAAGCAGGTATACCATTGAACTATACAGTGTCGATGACTACATGTTGAATGCCCCTATGACACAACGCTATTCTCTAGCCCACAGGTTTTTGAAGGTCATCCATTCATCGTTGAAGCTGGAATAAGTATTGGTGGAAAAGATGTTAAACATGTAAGAGAATCATTCTGCTTTTACAAATAACCCATTTACCCACTTTAACTATTGTTAAAATTTGGTTTTCGAATTGCAAAACCCAGTGTTTGATATTCCTCAACTCCGATGGCAGTAAATCCACCTCAGTTGACATAGCATCTACTTGGACAAGTTTACTCACACGCTAGCGCTTAATCATCTACTTGTTAGCTATACATGCATCTTAATGAATTGGAATAGTTATTCTCCTCCATCCCTTGCTCTGTCTCTCCTCTTGTCCGATTCGCTGACATGGCATATTGGCATAAACTTGGAAATGTTTACTCACACGCaagcacttgatcatctccttGTTAGCTACTACATGTCATGCATTTACAAAAAATGAAGTAATTATCCATCCCAGGTAGCTAAGACTATGAAGCTGTTGGCATATATGTTTATATGGCTTCTCAGTTCTTCTTAGAGCACTTGGAACAATCCTTTTCTGTTTATCTCTTATGTTGTActtaaattttgatataaacTAGCTAAAGGCCCATGCATTGCAAAGGATATTTTAAGAGAtaaatacaaaagaaaaaaaattacaagtttATAGCATAGTTAGTTGATTAGGCATATAATGCCATCTCCAAAGGCAGCCATTTTAAAATATGCTGCTAAATCACATCTTTTTATCCTCTTCATCTATTTCCATAAGGCATATGGTCAGATAACAATGCCAGGATCAATCATGTGTGGAGACCTTATAGCCGAAAATGTCAGCTTGTGGTGTTCGAGGCAGACTCAGACACCACCACTAACATCATTTaaagtagtatagatatagatatctGGATTAGCCTCATTAcctgattttatttttatattgaatCAAACTCCTAGAAGGGTCTGGTTTTTCATTAAATAATGACTCACTTtggaatgaaaaaaattatggcATTATGAAGTTGCAgtgagcaattttttttttttggggtgggggtgtgtggggggggggttTGGAAGGGATTACCAAATTCAATTGCCTTGAAAATATAAGAAGAATAGTCAATCTTGGCTATTATCTGAGATTTTGTTGGCTCAGATTAGATTTTTAAAGTTACCTGCATATCCAATATCCCCAGAGTTGTTCCATTTTACTGATTCAGTTAATGAATATTAGTCCACATGAGTAAACATGTTACTTTTTTTACTAATATCATGCACTAAGTCCCAATTATGAGGGATCGCATCTATGTCCTGCATTTTCCTTGCTGACAAGCATACCGACGATTGGAATTCTCATATCTGTTGTATTCAGGGTCTAAACATTTTTAGATATGCGAACCGAATCCCACTTCTCTTTGAACAAGGTGCTGATGTCATCACAAGAACTGCTTTAAAAAGAATCAAGTAAGATTTCTTTTGTATTCGCAGATTCACTTCAACTGTAGTTCTAGATGTTGGCTCACATTTATAACTCTTGCCTTTCCTTGTCTTCTAGTTGGAGCAGCTACAAAATAAATCAACAGCAGGACAAGATTGGTGTCTTTGTTAGCATTGTAAGTACAAAGATACCTTTTAAAGGAACTGGAAAAGAGTACATTGGGGATGACATAACCGAAATAGCATCTGCTGTTCAGGTAGATCCACACATACCATATTTATTCTCTGTGAGGTCATGTAATAATGAtccttttcccccttcagtcaGCCCTTAAGCAGTGTTGTCTTCAACTGAAGTCAAAGATAGTAAAGAAACTACAGGCTCGTGAACGGCAGGACAGGAAAAGGAACCTAAACAGGTGATTTCTCCACCCGTATATCTATGCTGAAATATTTGGCATATGGTAAtgtctattattattattagcaTGGGTTCAAACTGttgttattttgaatttttttatgttattctgaaatctgaatctgTAATTTTGCTTAAGGACATATCCGTGATGCTTGTTGAATGTTGGGTAAGGTTTTGGTGGCATCATTGATATCAGGTTCACAATGGATAGTATGGACAAATAATAGCTTCGCACAACCTTGGCAGTATTCATTTGTCAGGCTAGATTTTTTTGGCACGTGCATGTGCGTTTCTGCAGTGGCAGCACTCATGATTTATTCATAGATCTAGTTAGGGACAAATATTAATTCGGAGTGCTTTATCACATGACAGGAAGCACTTTGCAAGTACGTATATGATATATTTACGTGCTCTCTTTTCCATTTGCAGATACATTCCTGATGTTGCGAGGGCAATTATGGAGACTCTGGGAGAAATTGCAGATGAGTCTCCCCCAAAGAGGCCACGTTATGATAAGGAAGATGAGGAACTCCTTGAGAAAGTAAACTCTGAGGAGGTGACAGAGATGACCTTTAGGGATTGCTTAACACAACATGTTGAACAGGTAAGAAAAATGCTCAAATGCTTGCTCTGTTTTAATTTAGTGTCAGTAGCAACGCATGTCTTGTTCTGGTCAATAGCAAAGCATGACTAGAGTCTTTCACCTTTCTTTTACGAACTAGCAGCAGCATTTGCTCTAATAGACATCTGGTTCAAAATGACTATTATTTCTGAAATGCATTTTGGCATCTCAATGGTTAAAATCCTAGAACCCTGATGACATTTCAATGGTTAATTCTGTTTCAAATTGCTAACGGGGTTAGGCCATGAATCCTGATGGAAACTAGGTCCCAAATGTCCTGCTACTATCTAccgttttgagttttttttacacTGATTTTTGATGGTTTTAACATGAAACAACAACCAGGTTGATTATGAAATGGCATTGGAGTACGCCATGCAGAGTGGAGTAAGCGAGGAACCTCGTGAAGCATTATATTTAAACTCCCTTGAAGGATCTTACAAGTTTATCGATTTCCAGAGCCCTGTTTTTGTGTTCAGATTTATTCCTTGAGAGTGCAACTTGCATGTCCATCTGTTGCTAGGTTGATTAATATTTACTTCCCATAATCCCATTGTACTGCGGATGTTTTATGAACCTTTTGCCGATTCAGCAGTCATGACCGCAAGTTTGTAACTTACACATTATAGATTTTTAGAGTAGTTTAGGTCCATGATATGTTTGTTGCATTCATggagatttttatttttcaatttttctttAACATATGGGAGTTCACTTCTACCCATTCAATTTTAGGAATAGGAAACATTAGAGAGTGTGTTTGCTGGTATGATTATAAGTTATACTACATAATTATGTGTTAAATTGATTTAGATCCAAGATATGCTTGCATACTGCGTTATTCGAGAACAGCCTTGTAAACAGACTATGGACGTCACGGACTGGAGGGTGGCTGTGAACGGCGATGTCCCCTTCGGCCGAGACCTGTGGTTCGAGCCAAGCGAGGAGTCGATATATCACCTTGAGGGAAGACACATATTTGTTATCGGATATTGTACttgttaaaatatatatttttcgtTGAATAAGAGAGAAATAGGGTGAGAGGTTAGAAATACCCCTAGCGGCCTAGCTTCATATATCAGTCCGCCATTTCTCTTCCCTCTCTCCGTATTACCTCCAATCCCCACCGCAGCGCCAGCCCCGCCTATCTTCCATCGTGGCCGTGGCGGCATGACCCCGACTTTCACTGCGCCCGGCCTTGCCGCGCAGTGTCGCACGCGATCATGCCGGCTTGGCCTTCCGCCCGATCCTGTCAGGGCATTCACAGTGCGTCACGAAAGTTTTTATGTTTCTCACATGCCACCTAGACCAAGAACAATACTAGCTACATGTTCCACGAAGTTTTGGTATTCCTCACATGCCACCTAGACCAAGAACAATACTAGCTAGATGTTCTATAATGCAAACTCCGCAAGACCACAATACAAGAAGCTTAGTGGGTCCCACCAATACCACTTTTCTCTTTTCactttcccctctcctctcctctctctctccctctcttccttttcCAACCACAGAGAGCCGAGCGGCagctcgacggcgccggcgccaagcggagcggtggcggggtggcgacggcgacggcgccggtcGGAGGattcgagcggcggcggtcgagcgGAGCAGCGCCGGCGTCCTCTCCTCCACCCCCAACGACGCGGCGGTGACGTGGcccaagcggcggcgcggatcgACCTCGAGCTCCCCTCTCCGGTGTCGGCCCGGTCCTCCTCCAAGGTGGCTGCGTTGTCATCatcgttttctctctctctcctctcccccatgCGGCGCCCCTCTCACCAAAAGACACattggatggcggcggcggacgacttGGAGGGGGGGACGGCAACGGCATGTCGGCGGCGGGCGTACGACTTGGAGCgggggacggcgacgagcggcgacggcgtcgggcgGCTGCGCGGTGGCGGGCGTCAATCGGCGCCCTCCTCCCGTGGCGTTCGGTTGCCttgccccctctcccctctctgctCTAGTGGTGGTGTGGGTCCCGCTGAGACGAAGAACGTGAAGCCAACTTTGGCTACGCGAAGTTGAGGAGCGCGCGCGGTTTGATGACGAGGCAAAGGAATATTCGCCTTTTTGGTTGAGGCTGAATGCCACCTAGTCCCATTGTGAATGGCCTCACACGGCACTACCCGTGCTTGCGTCGGCCTAACTTGTGCGCGAACCTGTTGCACGGAGCCCCCCGGATCAGCGTCTGCCAGCGCGGCCACGGTGTCCAGCCGGGCCCGTCGAGCGATACTACTTATGCTTGCATCGGTCACCACGCGGTTTGGCTGTACTCGTGGCACTGTTAACGTCAAATTGATCCTCCCtttatttcaggttataaaatgttttgactttggtcaaagttaaataGCAGCTttagtttaactaagtttatagaaaaaagtagtaatattttcaacccaagacaaatttattataaaaatatatttaattattgatttgatgaaattaatttagtattataaatattactatatttgtctataaatttagttaaacttgaaacagttcGACTTtcatcaaagtcaaaacgtcttgtaacctgaaacggagggaaataatattttttaatggtTTCAGTTAAGGAAAGAACGCAATCAGCCGATGGaaacttatccagaagagactgAGGTCAAGAAGAAACTATGGCATGGTAGCTTAATTCTATATATTAACTAGGCAGAATTCAGTCATTTCCTTCTATCTTTAGGAAATGTTTTTAGGAAATGTTTATTTAGTGTCCGATCATGACTTATatctttccttttatctttagaaaatatGTGTCGTGTTCGATatggactagtatctacccatatgtataaatatgtacacccggagTCTCTGTAATCTATCTCAACGATCAAtgcaactactctcggcgcatcgccaccctcttttccGGGGTTTTAGTTATCAACGAgtggaacttggcacctgatgcggggctgcatcggctttctTTCTCCggtgaaggggtaagtcctataTTCGGCCAGCTCTGACAATTCTATggctacattggtgttgttcaCGGCTGCATCtcttcgacctcttggattgctctggttcggttgatatatttgcctatctatttatcatatatcttacttaATTTAAGTTGATTACTTGTATCTTCAGATCTTTTTTAGGGTTTTGCCAGTATTGGCTAAATTATTTTATCGATCTAGATTAGTTAAggtatctaccaccctgaaaatcagtcaaatgTTTGATTAtttagatattatttttttcatactttGCGATGTATCAACCctagtcatgcttagaaccataatctctagttCGCCTTTTGATGCCAATAAGgttttcatcggggtttcagccgatgagttatctggacgttgcatcagTTTATAAGGATTTTGTACAAGTTAGTTTTAGCCAttcgcaacaaaggtttcacttaTTATTTAATCATTTtaattttatgacatcggacctccagccgatgtatgctttaaccttcagatcaacgtttattctatcatatcattattagccgattggtttccattggattatattgttgttttattacattatcatcagtcgattgtctttatatcattatttactcaAGTGTCAAAATCTACATTGGAcgtatagccgattgctca is from Oryza sativa Japonica Group chromosome 9, ASM3414082v1 and encodes:
- the TOP6B gene encoding DNA topoisomerase 6 subunit B; protein product: MDDDAGDGAASGGTKRKVTAASSSAAAKGKAAGKGKAASKASALATAKESSLLKQKSPAEFFAENKNIAGFDNPGKSLYTTMRELVENALDSAESISELPDIEIIIEEITKSKFNTMIGLVDRQRIDEELYDDFESAKAREKRLAKEARFQETQAKNAALGKKVKEAPAARGKGRGEAAFFRVTCKDNGRGMPHDDIPNMLGRVLSGTKYGLRQTRGKFGLGAKMALIWSKMSTGLPIEIKSSMKGQNFISFCLLDIDIHKNVPHVHLHEKRENKDRWHGAELQVIIEGNWTTHRSKILHYMRQMAVITPYAQFLFRFLSDSPDKNLTIQFARRTDVMPPIPLQTKHHPSAVDLLLIKRLISETTKQNLLQFLQHEFVNISKSHAERLIGEMGPDFSAKTTVKSLTSQQLVRIHQLFRQAKFDDPSGNCLSPAGEYNLRLGIIKELHPDLVATHASSPQVFEGHPFIVEAGISIGGKDVKHGLNIFRYANRIPLLFEQGADVITRTALKRINWSSYKINQQQDKIGVFVSIVSTKIPFKGTGKEYIGDDITEIASAVQSALKQCCLQLKSKIVKKLQARERQDRKRNLNRYIPDVARAIMETLGEIADESPPKRPRYDKEDEELLEKVNSEEVTEMTFRDCLTQHVEQVDYEMALEYAMQSGVSEEPREALYLNSLEGSYKFIDFQSPVFVFRFIP